Within the Telopea speciosissima isolate NSW1024214 ecotype Mountain lineage chromosome 4, Tspe_v1, whole genome shotgun sequence genome, the region taaatggatgcggatacggataggctataactatctgaaaagctatatttacatgtaaatggataaaatatttgatccgtatccatgtccatatccgtttagtattatccgaatccgtccgatagctaatcggatgtggatgcgaatatagcactatccgagccgaatccgatccgtttacagccctaactGTGACTGCCTGTTCATATAATCGATCCGTGTTTAGATGGGCTCGGGCCATAATTGAGTCAGATAAACAAACCTTAACCGGTGCAAAACCGGGCTATACCTATTTAAATCTCAACGGACTTTAAACGGTGCATCTTGATAACTATGACCCCGAGTCCAATAGATGATGAATAGGGAATCGGCATAAACCTCAAGGCCCAAATCACAATATCTAGGTCCACAATCTTACCAATAAGAAGTTCAGCACAGTTCAGTTCATGGACCATCACTTGACCCGATCTAAGCCTCAGATACCTTACAGTTACTAAAATGCCTTCTAGCATTAAACAATTATTCACCACAACCTAAGATTATTTTTCCAATGAAGTGCAAGATCAGCACATGTAGCCGGTAATTACTGGGGCATTACAGACAACTTGAGGGTGAAGACGTGATGGGGAACACACTAGAAACTAAAAAAACAAACTGACTACATCCAAtacacacaaacaaagaaacaaatgcaACCTAAATTGTCGGGTTAGGTTGGGCGTCCGATGGGTTAGGATCCCACATCGGGACCATTCGATTTCTAAATGTGTCGAGCTTAAGTCCAACCTATTTAATAAACGGACTACGCTTTAACCGAATGGGCTCAGTAGTCGGGTCTATTGGGTCAGGCTTAGAATCGACACCCCTACAGAAACATTGATGGatcctagaccctaatctaggtcATAACTCTCAAAATAACAGAGACCTGAAGGACGAGATCCGTCGAATCTTATTACCATTTTTTCGAGGAAAACACCTCGGGAATCAAGGTGCATCATCTCCGCCCACACATACGCGTTTTTCCCCCTTCACCGGAAGGGCGAGAGGAAAAACATTGGCAAGCACAGTTAGCCATCAGTGGAGGATTTGGTTCTCCTTCCGtgttctttgaaaaaaaaaaaaacagctctAAACCTTGTCGCCATCATAGTTGTGTTGTCATCCACGTTTTTTCCATTGGTCGTTGCTCGCTATCGTAGAAGCCACTGAGTTATTGTGGATAACGAGGTATGGAGGAAAAAGAGGATGAAAGCGATGACAATGGTGGAGATTGGAGTTGAAATGctagatgatgaagaagaagaacaagactCAGAAGAGCGATGTTGGCTCTAGTGAAGTTGAAGAGTCTGAGGATGCTCAGTCTGTTGATATTAAGAGAAAGTTGAGATGGGAGAAGtaggagaaatagaagaaagatggGTAAAGGGAGAATCATAAATGTCTATACTTCGGGtccattttttcaaaaatgttATATTTATATACTTTGGGCCCATTTCttcaaaaatataataaaattaggAGCAACAGATCACTACTTCATCGTATAGACCCTACATCAACGTgggaccaatgagagcgtgCACCAATATCAACatgtatagaattttttattaCATAAAGGGCAGGATGATAATTTTGCGCACTCTTACGTTTAGACACAAGGACCACATAAAAAATTGTTCACACAGATAGTTATCAAATGGTTTCTCATTCTATACTATATTATGTCTTGTAGTTATCAaataattattcttttttttccttattgaAAATGATATGCatgaatgaatttttttttatgagagaatgttctttgtgccgtagTGCAGGCTATGCCCAAATAGATGGGCagcccttagttagtaagttcgggaacggcaattgaacaggaacggatacgtacggcaattaaacggactagacggtaataatatttttcaaaaatccggcttcataaaatgcatacggtaataatacggtatgcgtttaatacgggtataatacggcatagacggcaataatacttttaaaaaaacggacatatattcattatataacatgcattcaccacctaataaacaaaataatatcatgattttattaactaaaataaacacaataatataatatgctatataacatctctaagattatcatttaacataccaaaatatcaataatctacaagaaatgaatgtagattgtctgaaaatgacatgagcaagttgattaccttatcattaaatcattcttccaacattatatttctttctatctacaatgagataaccatatatttttaaccagatgtgttcttgtgaagggggatgagttcccactaattaaccagcacaagacaagagggagagttccagatatggatctccactgtacacattagctacaagaaacagaaaaacaagaataaaatagaatagagattgagttGTTCTtgccaatatcacaccagattcatttgcttcactaccaccatcaaagttcaaagaccagaaaaacaagaggagagtacaagacttaagtgccgctttgttgaactgagatgaagagaatgattggagatggagggcggctactgttgCCTGCTACAGTTGGATGtacaacgcaaatcgaaagggacgaaagggaaagtgaaatcgtttccctaaattctaatcttttgggtaaatttttttttaaaaaaaaaacatataatatGCATATTATACAAATATAATACTTGATCGattaaaaaatatgtttttttataaaaatacaggAAAAtacgaaaatgaaaatattacgcgtttaaaaatatgaaaacacatataatatatgtatgatacgcgaatttactaactaaggggcagcctgtgcaggatACGGTGATCATTGTCCCAACCCCATGTACTTGGTCGCAACCGGGCACTGTGGCACTGTGGTATAAATAACTTGATACCAAAtgtccaaattttttttcttcaaaaacatGACATCAACACATGGCCCTTTGGATCATTCCTAAATATCATATCTAAAATTGTCTCATCACACTTCATGGCAATAGAACAATTGGTCGATCGAACCCACCATTTCTGCTATAAAGATAACGAGTATGAACTTACAAGTTGCAAGTTGGAACTACCCATTAATGAATTTATTATGGTAAAAGTGTAAAaccatttattaattattatgacCATTCCTACTAGAGCTTTATTTTGCTGACGTAAGTGtcctttgctttctttttttttaattaaatgatgAAAGGCACACACACAACTACACAAGCGATCTGATAGGTGGCATCgtccaagtggtggatcgattTATCTCTAAATTTACACGAGATTTTGTCTTATCTTTGCTCTAAGCTGCAGGCAAGATAGATAGGCCTGAcaccagcagcagcagcagtcggCTCACGCACTTCACGCTTTAGTGAGTTCACACTTGCTTGCACTCAAAGTTTCTGCTAAACATTTCGTCGAATAAGTAGAGACCCACCAAATTCATCCAAAGAAAACGaggggttttaggttttaagccaATTCTAGTTGACTTCAAGCTCTCGGTTCAGAGaattagaaaaaaagaaagaaagggggacAGAGGTGAGAAGGATGATGATGGCCTTATCTACTTTCATCTCCTCATCgcctaatctatctttccctaaGAGAAGCCCAAGCGCACAACCCTTTCGCTGCTCTTCCTCGCTCGCGATGTCTTCgccaaaatttgatcttcgTACCTACTGGACAAGCTTAATCGCGGAGATAAATCAGAAGCTCGACGAAGCGATCCCTACTCGATACCCGGAACAGATCTACGAGGCTATGCGCTACTCGGTCCTCACCGAAGGTGCTAAACGCGCTCCTCCCGTCATGTGCGTCGCTGTCTGCGAACTCTTTGGAGGCGATCGTCGTGCAGCCTTCCCCACTGCCTGCGCCCTTGAGATGGTATCGCTCTTAATCGAATTCAAACCCCTAtcctgcagttttttttttttttttttaaactatagATTGGGTTTTACCAACTGAATCTGAATCTCTTAGGACCGCGAATTTGTGGTTCACGCTAATCAATTCGTATTCGTTCTGTTTCAACAAATTCCCCAATGAGGGAAACTTCCTTTGATGATACCCATGCGTTGCTCTTTTTTCCACCAAATCACCAAacctaatttcttctttttgacgGGTTGTCACTAAGTTCAGAAATTTTAAAACCATTCAACGAAGCTTAGGGATGCAACTTTGAACCAGTTCCCCTGTTTTCCGGCAGTTCCATTATCCAATTTGGACTTTTGGAATTGCTTAAGGGCTATTCGGAAGAATGGATTACGTGGGTCATGTCTAGAGGCGATGAGGCCTACCCCTTCCCCTCTTTTGTTTTCGTACAATTCGGCCGAATCGTAAATTCTCGCAATTGGAAATTGATAATTGATCTTTGCCCAATTTCCCATGGCATTGAGTTGATTTCTAACCAAAAACTAATCTTGCAGGTTCACGCTGCTTCCCTGATCCACGACGACTTGCCGTGCATGGACGATGATCTAGTCCGCCGAGGCAGGCTAAGCAACCACGCAGTTTACGGCGTTGACATGGCCATCCTCGCAGGCGACGCTCTATTCCCGCTGGGCTTTCGCCACATCGTTTCTCACACCCCGTTGGACCTTGTCCCAGAGACCCGTCTCATCCGGGTGGTGGCCGAGATAGCCCGTGCCGTTGGATCCACCGGAATGGCAGCGGGTCAGTTTTTAGATCTGAAAGGTGAAGACGCCGCCGTCGAATTCGTTCATGAGAAGAAGTTCGGGGAGATGGCTGAGTGCTCCGCTGTGTGCGGAGCGTTATTGGGCGGGGCCGCAGAAGATGAGATCGAGAGGCTGAGGAGGTACGGTCGTGCTGTCGGAGTTCTTTATCAAGTGGTGGACGACGTGTTGGAAGAGAAGACGAACAGGGAAGAGGGTCAAGAATGGAAGAAGCGGGGGAAGAGCTACGCCGGTGTGTTTGGGACGGAGAGGGCTTTAGAACTGGCCGAAGAACTTCGAAGCAGGGCTAAACGGGAGCTTGATGGGCTTGCCAAGTATGGAGAGGGCGTGACACCGCTTTATAGTTTCCTCGATTATGCGGTG harbors:
- the LOC122658306 gene encoding heterodimeric geranylgeranyl pyrophosphate synthase small subunit, chloroplastic; the protein is MMMALSTFISSSPNLSFPKRSPSAQPFRCSSSLAMSSPKFDLRTYWTSLIAEINQKLDEAIPTRYPEQIYEAMRYSVLTEGAKRAPPVMCVAVCELFGGDRRAAFPTACALEMVHAASLIHDDLPCMDDDLVRRGRLSNHAVYGVDMAILAGDALFPLGFRHIVSHTPLDLVPETRLIRVVAEIARAVGSTGMAAGQFLDLKGEDAAVEFVHEKKFGEMAECSAVCGALLGGAAEDEIERLRRYGRAVGVLYQVVDDVLEEKTNREEGQEWKKRGKSYAGVFGTERALELAEELRSRAKRELDGLAKYGEGVTPLYSFLDYAVDRNFAIGIDKASSSS